The Bacillota bacterium genome has a segment encoding these proteins:
- a CDS encoding LuxR C-terminal-related transcriptional regulator — protein MTLLEKLRQALSKNQKDQISEPVADSKEISAEPQIIRMNKVFSETEKTMRLSKLTQRESDTFYLLLQGYTLKETAKLLGVKYSTANTHMTELYRKLGVNSRAELIINYKGCHKSGP, from the coding sequence TTGACGCTTTTGGAAAAGCTGCGGCAGGCTCTTTCAAAAAATCAAAAAGACCAAATAAGCGAACCTGTGGCGGATAGTAAAGAAATCTCCGCTGAACCTCAAATCATCAGAATGAATAAGGTTTTCAGCGAAACTGAAAAAACCATGCGTCTTTCAAAACTGACCCAGAGAGAGTCAGATACATTTTATCTGTTGCTACAGGGCTATACGCTGAAAGAAACAGCAAAGCTTTTGGGGGTAAAGTATTCCACTGCAAACACCCATATGACCGAACTGTATAGGAAGCTGGGCGTAAACAGCAGGGCAGAACTTATCATCAATTACAAGGGCTGTCATAAAAGCGGACCTTGA
- a CDS encoding aldolase catalytic domain-containing protein — MNHVKLLDCTLRDGAYLVDKKFGINVINGIINGLLEAKVDIIEIGFLQDEGAEVGKTIFRNSMEAARFVPSKKGDTIFTVLADYSRYSITNLDKYTGVSFDGVRACFFKQERFDAFDFFRSIKDKGYKLFIQPVDILGYTDSELLEFITIINDIEPYCFSIVDTFGSMYEDDLQRIFSLIDHNLSSNCRIGFHSHNNLQMSCALSQAFVRMTFGKRNAIVDSTISGMGRGAGNTPTELISQYLVSQWGYSYDIDSILDLIDSYMDNLRTKCTWGYSTPFFIAGMYNAHVNNVTYLMQKNSVRSKDIRFILNSIDASTRKRYDYNLLESAYLHQTTTNIDDSLAINRLKNELGGRNIAVIAPGGSIKAAMDTIIRYIEQHNAIVISINFLPNAVRSDYLYMNNIKRYSNWPDLSKIDIKRIFTSNIMQEAKNQEYIISFNRLIKCGWEHMDNSTIMLLRLLDQIDVASIGIAGLDGFTYGNSGIKNYADGDMELASITENPMELNREIETMLNDFMKTKRKTLSINFIT; from the coding sequence ATGAATCATGTCAAATTGTTAGACTGTACACTTCGTGACGGCGCTTATCTCGTCGATAAAAAATTTGGAATAAATGTCATTAATGGAATAATTAACGGTCTTCTCGAAGCTAAGGTAGATATCATTGAAATTGGATTCCTTCAAGATGAGGGCGCCGAAGTTGGGAAAACAATATTTCGTAATAGCATGGAAGCTGCCAGATTCGTACCTTCAAAAAAGGGAGATACCATTTTCACTGTACTTGCAGACTACAGTCGTTATTCCATTACAAACCTCGATAAATATACTGGGGTTTCCTTTGATGGGGTGCGTGCCTGTTTTTTTAAACAAGAACGTTTTGATGCTTTTGATTTTTTTCGTAGCATTAAAGATAAGGGCTATAAGTTGTTTATTCAACCGGTTGATATTTTAGGTTACACTGATTCTGAATTGCTAGAATTTATAACCATTATTAACGATATTGAACCTTATTGTTTTTCAATAGTTGATACTTTTGGTTCCATGTACGAGGATGATCTTCAGCGAATATTTAGCCTTATCGATCATAATCTTTCTTCGAACTGCCGCATTGGGTTTCACTCTCATAATAATCTTCAGATGTCATGTGCGTTATCGCAAGCTTTCGTTAGAATGACTTTTGGAAAACGGAATGCTATAGTGGATTCAACTATTTCGGGAATGGGCCGTGGCGCTGGAAATACACCCACTGAGTTGATATCACAATATTTAGTTTCACAGTGGGGGTACAGTTATGATATTGATTCCATACTTGATTTGATAGATAGCTATATGGATAACCTGCGTACCAAATGTACATGGGGGTATTCCACTCCTTTCTTTATAGCAGGAATGTATAATGCTCACGTAAACAATGTCACATATCTCATGCAGAAAAACAGTGTTCGTTCAAAGGATATCAGATTTATTTTAAACAGTATTGATGCTTCAACAAGGAAAAGATACGACTACAATCTTTTGGAATCAGCCTATCTTCATCAAACAACTACCAATATTGATGACAGCCTTGCTATTAACCGGTTGAAAAACGAGTTGGGTGGACGTAATATCGCAGTAATAGCCCCAGGCGGAAGTATAAAAGCTGCCATGGATACAATAATTCGATATATTGAACAGCACAACGCTATTGTAATATCTATAAACTTTTTGCCCAATGCCGTACGTTCCGATTATCTCTATATGAACAACATAAAGCGATATAGTAACTGGCCGGATTTGTCCAAAATAGATATTAAAAGGATATTTACATCAAACATTATGCAGGAAGCGAAAAATCAGGAGTACATAATATCATTTAACAGGTTGATTAAATGCGGGTGGGAACATATGGATAATTCCACAATCATGTTGTTACGTCTGCTTGACCAAATAGACGTCGCCTCAATTGGCATCGCAGGGCTTGACGGCTTCACATACGGAAATTCTGGCATTAAGAACTATGCCGATGGCGACATGGAACTTGCGAGTATCACAGAAAATCCGATGGAGCTAAATCGGGAAATTGAGACAATGCTGAATGATTTTATGAAAACAAAGAGGAAAACGCTTTCTATCAATTTTATTACATAA
- the kdsB gene encoding 3-deoxy-manno-octulosonate cytidylyltransferase: MKIIGVIPARYKSSRFPGKPLVDILGKPMLWWVYQQCLKVPEFSEIYVATDDTRIEEMCKKYNMQVIMTSDQHKTGSDRVGEVATKLDGDLFVNIQGDEPVIEPQMIQQLIGIFEEEAVYFGSLRKEITDQKEITSFSTVKVVVDKNDDALYFSRSVIPSNIKDGNLAKVFRHVGIYAYKKDFLLKFVNMDQTELELGEGVEPLRAIENGYKIRVRETKFESIGVDLPEHVADVEKKLINRDECKYSHKVAKR; this comes from the coding sequence ATGAAAATCATAGGAGTAATACCTGCGAGATATAAGTCAAGTCGATTTCCCGGAAAACCACTTGTGGATATCTTAGGAAAACCTATGCTTTGGTGGGTATATCAACAGTGTTTAAAGGTACCAGAGTTTTCTGAAATATATGTTGCAACGGACGACACAAGAATAGAGGAAATGTGTAAAAAATATAATATGCAGGTTATTATGACTTCTGATCAACACAAAACTGGATCCGACCGAGTAGGTGAAGTAGCAACGAAGTTGGATGGTGATTTGTTTGTGAATATACAAGGTGATGAACCTGTAATAGAGCCACAAATGATACAACAGTTAATTGGAATTTTTGAAGAAGAAGCTGTTTATTTTGGTTCTTTAAGAAAAGAAATAACTGATCAAAAAGAGATCACCTCATTTAGTACAGTAAAAGTTGTGGTTGATAAGAACGATGACGCATTATATTTTTCTCGTAGTGTAATTCCTTCAAATATAAAAGATGGAAATCTTGCAAAAGTGTTCCGTCATGTTGGTATTTACGCGTATAAAAAAGACTTTTTATTGAAATTTGTAAATATGGATCAGACTGAGCTGGAATTGGGGGAAGGAGTAGAGCCACTACGTGCAATAGAGAACGGCTATAAGATTCGCGTGAGAGAGACGAAGTTTGAAAGTATTGGTGTTGATCTTCCAGAGCATGTTGCAGATGTAGAGAAAAAGTTAATAAACAGGGATGAATGTAAATATTCACATAAAGTTGCAAAGAGGTAA
- a CDS encoding HAD hydrolase family protein: protein MRNNIKLFVMDVDGTLTDGKIYISEVGELFKAFDVKDGYAIKNIMPQHGIIPVIITGRISRIVETRAKELNITEIYQGICDKVATFEAIRSKFGITYDEIASIGDDLNDLEIMKLSGISACPSDSCEEVKKHANIVLSKKGGAGAVREFVERLTE, encoded by the coding sequence ATGAGAAATAACATTAAATTATTTGTGATGGATGTTGATGGCACGCTTACAGACGGAAAAATCTATATATCAGAAGTGGGCGAGCTATTTAAGGCATTTGATGTAAAGGATGGATATGCAATAAAAAACATAATGCCTCAACATGGCATTATTCCAGTCATCATCACTGGGCGTATATCACGTATCGTCGAAACGCGCGCAAAAGAACTGAATATAACAGAAATTTATCAGGGAATTTGCGATAAGGTGGCAACATTCGAGGCAATTAGAAGTAAATTCGGTATTACCTACGATGAAATTGCAAGTATTGGTGATGACTTGAACGATCTGGAAATAATGAAACTTTCCGGTATATCTGCCTGTCCGTCCGACTCTTGCGAAGAAGTAAAAAAGCATGCTAATATCGTCCTCTCTAAAAAGGGTGGTGCTGGTGCAGTGCGTGAATTTGTTGAACGACTGACTGAGTGA